The following coding sequences lie in one Helicoverpa zea isolate HzStark_Cry1AcR chromosome 2, ilHelZeax1.1, whole genome shotgun sequence genomic window:
- the LOC124636170 gene encoding protein PRRC2C-like isoform X1 has product MSALSTPGGGGTTAQSKPTSGKQKYQKLDINSLYCASRNENSEPSSVKSQLSRKHGMQSLGKVPSARRPPANLPSLKTETGQDPNTNSISAVATTVSTTSTCTSQTTSTTSNSSVVAGTGPGGWVALPPPSSPHFRTEFPSLEAAAQPSHRSSEHATPQPQLRPQTAEGSWTCGGTAGVRQEAASSAAAGPASAPASQQSPACLPRSILPSFMKGSSGGGLGLGTLGALRESRGGGGGGGARPAPARAPATPRAVEVLTARPILRDDQISSLDDISRDAGWAQQDDIDYDQKLDFSDGESSAPNKGHGRSAGNRASVDNERADPKLHEPGDEDQLWAERRQKQSNEVAQAVARARQRKEEEQRRQLRDAPAPLQPKDARDRMDRVVDRDRNDNRDREQDAREKDRGDNRDRDRADNRDRMEIRDKERNDLRDREKDRVESRDRDRLDNRDRYDNRDRDVRDRDRDRERDRDRDRERDRERDRERDRDRDRERDRERDRLDNRSRVENRDRTESDKERMETRDRDRNDNRDRTDNRDRIDRDRFDRERDRTDRDRDRDRVDRERNDRERDRDRDRDFRERDRDYGRDRDQTNPAFSKTFQANIPPRFLKQQQNRQQDDHKGWAFAGKPAPRRQEPPSYNAPRHAPHNGRRSYSRDYSDREDDFRRDQKDGPGPQWRSEMQDYERSGRELDRSNSKDSYSDYKDRRNESDKKTIDTSIEPSSRTAADKLTEVFERKSIGIAEPFASVESSSQTLAPERRNTPPASLSRRESTERDFGKTSWAEVTQEEPNNSNHTKLSVEKLPTKEDSIPKEILDRDGVTDETKRSSQQSHPTHSLQQSQPASSIITNVPSLQPQIQKGPNNHAVNVQNFGQNQQPPQSSFQSQVSVSQSQSFSDNQSKSAPTQTVPKHHSPTETLTNISQTQKQTPAEPITQQNIAKPMFSSQKSEKEFSESESIASKSSTDPSSLAGIKVNETYSAESLHASAATQKRPEDKKNERVSNEQLNKIPPKEPVERKSSGSGSEKKSRGYGGGGYAVYNRGWGPRRRSHRSSRSNNRASESDGSTDGAPNTERKERRRAPRSPRGPKNSHDKSDDVNRPPTMDQPTAVTDGMENREPFAPRGQPSRRGRGGFQGTSRPPAPAKRVTGYGPPNTKSPFSQANRAVKDNDEMKDNAQLDDKMKGNNKSRTGSSTGRGRDRRPKGTGPMSGEDENWETTSEHSEGGGTSSRRRSVAGRSTGQSQKGQGGRNQNSGTRQNNGRNSQPTKKDPATDNKTGDITEAMTDLKLTSAKKDDEVVDDGFQEVRNKKNSKDTRGPSKEEIHQHTAKQPRSHSNQGGGRNGSTTRNPNDKSNPRGSAPVSSKSNSQYDRPRQANLAPRFVKQRQKQQMGLVSGFGPDTGAAPPPPPVNAWDKPISQTLRGNVEEPAETVEMKSAQSSQRSTPGDTPVENKTTPQPPCAIAADKSGVLDGATPPVETIIFENTNYKTTTPDETLQQKYQINTTIPKTQAEEINTELENRSLTFNGEVRPRPRSIQELISDRPVVSDADAASLGLQMSFDTSQKPEDSSDMKLDFAFDSDLGQLTEDKSAKSLGLPRGVHMSTSNTISPLAADLNLKIASVKKVWEMPAVAEGTEDIQFAGFEENNTETAPPNVCKVKPTQQLQSPPPQHYNHVGYQGGYGSLSVPSPPAVMFNSSQQLLSSSQQMPQQSGLYGAFLDQSRGQFGGFPGTPYGAGSAAPYNYQPPPDMFQSLPNQYRMAAAAGGGAAFGQSGQLGNSPSTVLISSTSNSLMSATVKPSTQQIGAIGSKGGGVGGVGGVSTYQQQYLGYSAPVGEAPYSLPGLLPRPAPPASSYYSPYQPPAAPAPTYPLQFTQPAQSTAFGSQFLSSQLQVAAAVQQMQQQYRAPLQQQYAPPQPRPPPQQLKSPLHEHANGFAPLCEAASPTPKGAAKPQKPPHSPPQHKYHAPPPHPPPAHTPHQHHQQQMVSGGNNGRCGGGGGGGGMGRGGMVAPRYPAPIGQRPHAPALPLYRAPPAAPAPRPHHAHQPPRPNLYYHQQQRNGGGGERAPDGGDAAAGAEDGDAAAAEAAAPAEVKAE; this is encoded by the exons ATGTCTGCACTCTCGACGCCGGGCGGCGGAGGCACTACGGCGCAGAGCAAGCCGACGTCCGGCAAGCAAAAATATCAGAAGTTGGACATCAATAGCTTGTATTGCGCCAGCAGG aacGAGAATTCAGAGCCGTCCTCAGTAAAATCTCAACTAAGCCGCAAACATGGAATGCAAAGTCTTGGAAAAGTACCTTCAGCTAGGCGTCCACCTGCCAACTTGCCTTCTTTGAAAACTGAAACTGGTCAAGATCCTAACACAAA cTCTATTTCTGCTGTTGCTACAACTGTATCTACAACCTCAACATGTACCTCTCAAACTACA TCAACAACGTCGAACAGCAGTGTGGTTGCTGGTACTGGACCCGGCGGATGGGTGGCACTTCCACCTCCATCATCCCCACACTTCCGCACAGAGTTCCCATCATTGGAGGCAGCTGCCCAACCTTCACATCGGTCGTCAGAACATGCAACACCACAACCACAACTCAGACCACAAA CAGCGGAAGGCAGCTGGACGTGCGGTGGCACTGCGGGCGTCCGCCAGGAAGCCGCGTCGTCCGCCGCCGCCGGGCCCGCCTCCGCGCCTGCCTCACAACAGAGTCCTGCCTGCCTCCCAAGATCGATTTTGCCATCCTTC ATGAAAGGTAGCAGTGGTGGCGGGCTCGGGCTGGGCACGCTGGGCGCCCTGCGCGAGagccgcggcggcggcggcgggggcggcGCGAGGCCGGCACCGGCTCGCGCGCCCGCCACGCCGCGCGCCGTCGAGGTGCTCACCGCGCGCCCGATCCTGCGCGACGATCAAATCTCCTCACTCGATGACATCTCCCGCGACGCCGGCTGGGCGCAGCAGGACGACATCGACTATGA TCAGAAGCTGGACTTCTCTGACGGCGAATCGTCAGCCCCTAACAAAGGGCACGGTAGAAGCGCCGGAAATCGTGCGAGCGTCGACAACGAGCGCGCCGATCCAAAGCTTCATGAACCCGGAGACGAGGACCAACTTTGGGCAGAACGTCGGCAAAAGCAGAGTAATGAAGTAGCTCAAGCCGTCGCCCGCGCTAGGCAACGCAAGGAGGAAGAGCAGCGGCGTCAGCTCCGGGACGCTCCTGCACCCCTGCAGCCCAAGGATGCGCGCGATCGTATGGACAGGGTAGTCGACCGAGACCGCAACGATAATAGGGATAGAGAGCAGGACGCAAGGGAGAAAGACAGGGGTGATAATAGGGACCGGGACCGCGCCGATAATAGAGATCGAATGGAAATTAGAGACAAGGAGCGTAACGATCTACGTGACAGAGAAAAAGATCGAGTTGAAAGCAGGGACCGCGATCGCTTAGATAACCGGGATCGCTACGATAACCGAGATCGAGACGTACGAGACCGTGATCGTGATCGCGAACGTGATCGCGACCGAGACCGCGAACGTGATCGTGAACGTGATCGCGAGCGTGACCGCGACCGTGATAGAGAGCGAGACCGTGAGCGTGACAGGTTAGATAATAGAAGTCGAGTCGAGAATAGAGATAGAACTGAAAGTGATAAAGAAAGGATGGAAACACGAGATCGAGATcgcaatgacaaccgggaccgcACTGATAATAGAGATCGCATTGACCGCGACAGGTTTGATAGGGAACGAGACCGCACGGACAGAGACCGCGATCGCGATCGTGTTGACAGGGAGCGAAACGATCGAGAAAGAGATCGCGACCGCGACCGTGACTTTAGAGAAAGGGATCGTGACTACGGTCGTGACCGTGACCAAACAAATCCAGCATTTTCTAAAACGTTCCAAGCGAATATACCACCGCGATTTTTAAAGCAGCAGCAGAATAGACAACAAGACGATCATAAAGGCTGGGCGTTTGCTGGAAAACCAGCGCCAAGACGTCAAGAACCGCCGTCCTACAATGCACCACGACATGCACCGCACAATGGCCGCCGTTCTTATTCACG gGACTATTCGGACCGTGAAGATGACTTTAGAAGAGATCAAAAAGATGGACCTGGGCCGCAATGGCGGTCTGAAATGCAAGATTACGAAAGATCTGGCCGTGAATTGGACAGATCTAATTCGAAAGATTCATATAGTGACTATAAAGATAGGAGGAatgaatctgataaaaaaacaatagatacCTCTATTGAACCTAGCAGTCGTACTGCTGCTGATAAACTGACAGAAGTATTTGAACGAAAGAGCATAGGAATCGCTGAGCCTTTCGCATCCGTCGAGTCGTCATCTCAGACTCTTGCTCCTGAACGACGCAATACTCCTCCCGCGAGTTTATCACGAAGAGAATCCACTGAAAGAGATTTTGGCAAAACATCTTGGGCTGAAGTTACCCAAGAGGAACCTAATAATTCCAATCATACAAAGTTATCAGTAGAAAAATTACCAACAAAGGAAGATTCTATCCCTAAAGAAATTCTTGACCGCGACGGTGTGACTGATGAAACAAAGCGCAGCTCTCAACAATCTCATCCCACTCATTCGCTTCAACAGTCACAGCCCGCATCAAGTATTATAACAAATGTACCATCACTTCAACCTCAAATTCAAAAAGGCCCAAATAACCATGCAGTTAATGTTCAAAACTTTGGCCAAAATCAACAACCACCTCAATCAAGTTTTCAGTCACAAGTATCTGTGAGCCAATCTCAATCTTTTTCTGATAACCAATCTAAATCTGCACCAACGCAAACTGTTCCTAAGCATCACAGCCCTACAGAAACGTTGACCAACATTTCccaaacacaaaaacaaacccCTGCGGAACCAATAACGCAACAGAATATAGCTAAGCCTATGTTTTCATCTCAAAAGTCTGAAAAAGAATTTTCAGAATCTGAATCAATAGCTTCCAAGTCTAGTACTGACCCATCAAGCTTAGCTGGAATCAAAGTTAATGAAACATACTCTGCAGAATCTCTTCATGCTAGTGCAGCTACCCAAAAACGACCTGAAGATAAGAAAAACGAAAGGGTCAGCAATGAGCAGCTCAACAAGATTCCTCCTAAAGAACCAGTAGAACGAAAATCAAGTGGCTCAGGATCTGAGAAGAAAAGTAGAGGTTATGGTGGAGGTGGATATGCCGTTTATAACAGAGGGTGGGGACCAAGACGACGATCTCATCGTAGCTCACGATCCAACAATAGAGCGAGTGAATCCGATGGTTCCACCGATGGTGCCCCTAATACAGAACGCAAAGAGCGGCGTAGAGCACCTCGTAGTCCCCGTGGTCCAAAGAATTCTCACGATAAGTCTGACGATGTTAATCGACCTCCAACAATGGATCAACCTACTGCTGTAACCGATGGCATGGAAAACCGGGAACCATTCGCACCTCGTGGACAACCATCTCGAAGGGGTCGTGGAGGATTCCAAGGTACTTCACGGCCACCCGCGCCTGCCAAAAGAGTCACTGGTTATGGACCACCCAATACTAAAAGTCCATTTAGCCAGGCTAATAGAGCTGTTAAAGATAATGATGAAATGAAAGATAATGCTCAACTTGATGACAAAATGAAGGGAAATAATAAGTCTAGAACTGGTTCATCAACAGGAAGGGGTCGTGATCGACGCCCGAAAGGTACGGGGCCGATGAGTGGAGAGGATGAAAACTGGGAAACCACGTCTGAACATTCCGAAGGTGGTGGTACATCAAGCCGCCGCCGTTCTGTCGCGGGAAGGTCAACTGGTCAATCTCAAAAAGGTCAAGGAGGGCGCAATCAGAATTCTGGAACTCGTCAAAACAATGGACGCAACTCTCAGCCTACCAAAAAAGACCCTGCGACTGATAATAAAACTGGTGATATTACAGAGGCTATGACAGATCTCAAACTTACTTCTGCCAAAAAAGATGATGAAGTTGTTGATGACGGTTTCCAGGAGGTAAGGAACAAAAAGAATTCTAAAGATACGAGAGGCCCTTCTAAAGAGGAAATCCACCAGCATACAGCAAAACAACCTAGATCTCATTCAAATCAAGGTGGTGGTAGGAATGGGTCCACAACTAGAAATCCCAATGATAAGTCCAATCCACGTGGTTCTGCTCCAGTTTCCAGCAAATCTAATTCTCAATATGATCGGCCTCGTCAAGCCAACTTGGCGCCTCGATTTGTTAAACAACGACAAAAGCAGCAAATGGGATTAGTATCTGGTTTCGGCCCTGACACCGGCGCGGCACCTCCGCCGCCTCCCGTCAACGCCTGGGACAAACCAATTTCACAAACACTACGTGGCAATGTGGAAGAACCTGCAGAAACTGTAGAGATGAAATCTGCTCAATCCAGTCAACGGAGTACGCCCGGAGACACACCAGTAGAAAATAAAACCACTCCCCAGCCGCCCTGTGCTATTGCGGCTGACAAAAGTGGCGTGTTAGATGGAGCTACTCCCCCTGTTGAGActattatatttgaaaatacaaattataaaacgACTACACCCGATGAGAccttacaacaaaaatatcaaattaatacTACTATTCCCAAAACACAAGCTGAGGAAATAAATACAGAATTAGAAAATCGATCCCTAACATTCAATGGTGAAGTTAGACCTCGTCCTAGATCGATACAGGAACTTATATCCGACAGACCGGTAGTAAGTGATGCTGATGCTGCTAGTTTGGGTCTACAAATGTCTTTTGATACATCACAAAAACCAGAAGATTCATCTGATATGAAATTAGATTTTGCATTTGATTCCGACCTTGGACAACTAACAGAAGACAAATCTGCGAAGTCTCTCGGCTTGCCACGTGGCGTACACATGAGCACATCAAACACTATTTCTCCTCTGGCAGCTGATCTCAATTTAAAAATCGCCAGTGTTAAGAAGGTTTGGGAAATGCCTGCAGTGGCTGAAGGCACAGAAGATATACAGTTCGCTGGTTTTGAGGAAAACAATACGGAGACTGCCCCACCCAACGTTTGCAAAGTAAAACCGACGCAACAACTACAGTCGCCGCCACCCCAGCATTACAACCACGTGGGATACCAGGGCGGGTACGGAAGCCTGTCGGTGCCGTCACCACCCGCCGTTATGTTCAATTCTTCCCAACAGCTGCTAAGCTCGTCGCAACAGATGCCGCAGCAGAGCGGGTTGTACGGTGCATTTCTTGACCAAAGTCGTGGTCAGTTCGGCGGTTTCCCCGGCACACCGTATGGCGCCGGTTCGGCCGCGCCTTACAACTACCAACCTCCCCCTGACATGTTCCAGAGCCTTCCTAATCAGTACCGCATG GCCGCAGCCGCTGGTGGTGGTGCAGCATTCGGCCAGTCGGGCCAACTGGGTAATAGTCCCAGTACTGTTCTAATCTCGAGCACTTCTAATTCTCTCATGTCAGCCACTGTCAAGCCTTCCACTCAACAAATAGGCGCTATTG GCAGCAAAGGTGGCGGCGTCGGAGGCGTGGGCGGCGTGAGCACGTACCAGCAGCAGTACCTGGGCTACTCGGCGCCGGTGGGCGAGGCGCCCTACTCGCTGCCGGGGCTGCTGCCgcggcccgcgccgcccgccagcTCGTACTACTCGCCCTACcagccgcccgccgcgcccgcgcccaccTACCCGCTGCAGTTCACGCAGCCCGCGCAGTCCACGGCCTTCGGCTCGCAGTTCCTGTCCTCGCAGCTGCAGGTTGCAGCCGCCGTTCAGCAGATGCAG CAACAATATCGAGCACCGTTGCAA